Below is a window of Escherichia coli DSM 30083 = JCM 1649 = ATCC 11775 DNA.
TACCGCGTCTTATCAGACCTACAAAATCCGAACCGTTGGCTGGATCAGGCGTTTACGCTACGTTCAGCACAAGTATTTCCCTGTCTGTTTGCCGACAGACGCATATGCTCTAACCCTCATTGATCCTATGTTACCCTTGTTTGCCCGTCCGCCACTGGACGGGCTTTTTTTAGCTGGCTAACTGCTGACAGAAAGCCTGCAACGTCTCTTCCGGCATACCAATCTGCCGCGCTGCATCACAAATGGCCTGCCAGCTTCCCGCATCCAGTGGAATCCCCTGCTCCTGCCGTTCGCGACGCGTGTTCACTTCCCACTCGCCCGGTAGCAAAATCGGCTTATCGTCATCATGCGGCGAGGCTTTCACCCACTCGGCAAAGGCTTCGGTCTGTGCACTACAATCCGGCGCGCCGAACAGTTCCGGGTTGATAATGATAGTGGTCATGCAGTTGAGAATGGCATCGGGACTGGTTTGTAACGTTTCCTGATGCGTCGTTTTACCGCCAGAAAGCGCCCCGCCAAGAATTTCACACATCGCTGCAAGGGCGTAGCCTTTATGTTCGGCAAAGGTCAACAGCGAACCCAACGGCGACTCCTGCATTACCGCCGGATTGGTCGTCGGCACGCCGTTAACGTCAATCAGGCAACCTGGCGGCACGGGGACGCCTTTATGCCAGGCGACGCGGGTTTTGCCAAATGCAATGGCGCTGGTGGCGTAATCGAGCAACAGCGGGAAATTATCTTTACGAGGGAAAACCACACAGAACGGATTGGTGCCAAAGCGGCTGTCGCGACCGTGGAACGGCGCGACCATTGGAATACCGACCACGCTAACAAAGTGGATAGAGACAAACCCCGCCGCCGCGCACTGTTCTGCCCAGTAACCGATACGGCCGATATGATGCGAGTTATGTAGCGCCACGGCGGCAATGCCGTGCTGACGCGCTTTCTCAATCCCCAGCGCCATCGCTTCGTGTGCCGCGACCTGACCAAATGCGCGATCGCCATCGAGCGTGACCGCCGCCCCCGCTTCTTTAACGACTTTGGCATGATGGTTAATTTGCAGATGCCCCTGACTCCAGGAGCGCACATAGCTTGGGATCATGCCAATACCATGTGAATCATGCCCTGCCAGGTTTGCCGCGATTAAATGATCGGCGACTAATTTCGCTTCTTGTTCCTCACTACCCATCTGACGAAATACAGCCTGAATAAAACTGTGCAGCGTCTGAGCATCAAAGCGATGACCACTTACCATGGTTAACTCCTGTTTATGTTATGTGTTTGTTGTTTTTTTATGCTGCACGCCGGGCGCGGGAAGGTCAATAAAGATGCAGGAATTTCATATTGCGGTGGGGTAAAAGCCGGATGACATGGCTCATCCGGCTGAGATAAAAATTAAAATGCCTGATTAACGCGCGCCAGGCCGTCGCTGATAGTTGCCGCTTCACCCGTAGCCATCAGGCAGCAAGCCATCTGGATTTTCAGCGATTCGGGAATCGGTTCGCTGCCAGCAAGGCAACGCTCAATCCACTGCGCCGTGGTTTCCGGATCTTTTGCTTGTGGCAGTAACTCGCTACCAGCAGTGTCCTGTTTTTCATACAGTACCCGCATCCCTTCACGGTCAATGAGATTGATCTGCGGGCAGCGCTGCGGATTAGCATACACTTCACCTTCAGTACCATGCATTAGTAGCGCCCGCCCGCCGATATCACTAAAGAACTTCGCGACGCGTCCAATGTATTCCGGATGCGAAACGCTGGAAAGACGCAGTGCCTCACCTTCGGCAAATGGCGTCGCCAGTTTCGCCAGGGTATGTGCACTGTTACGCACGCCCATCCGCCAGCGCATCGCCAGTTGTTTTTCCAGCGGCGGGCAAAACGCGCCGACAGGCATAAACACCGGTTGATGTTCGTCGAGCTTCGCCTGCGCCTGCCCGCCGTGCAACGTTGGCGTAATACCCATCAGTTCGAAAATGGTTTCTGTCAGCACGCGGGTTGGATCTTCGCTAACCCCGTGAACCACCACGGGAAAACCGAGTTTGTGCAGGAGAATCGCCAACAACGGCGTCAGGTTGGCCTGTTTACGCGCGCCGTTGTAACTGGGGATGACAATCGGCATCGGCTTGCCTGCAGGCGGCGTCAGCTTGATGGTGTGATTTTGCATGGCTTCGTAAAAGCCGAGCATCTCTGCTTCCCCTTCCCCTTTGATACGTAGCGCAATCAATACGCCGCCCAACTCAAGGTCAGGGACTTCACTATTGAGCATATGGGCATACAGACCGCGCGCAGTATCCCGGTCTAAATCGCGCGCGTGGTTTTTCCCGCGCCCGATCTCTTTAATGATTTTGCGATAGTCCATTTACGACTCCTTACCTGACTCACATCATTAACGCCGCCGACGGCGTGGGGATTTCGTTTTTTCTTTCTTTTTAACTATACCTTCAGGGACTTCCGGTTGCTCTATCGGAAATACCGGTAATGCATCCAGTAGTCGCTTGCCATAATTTTTTGTCAGCAAGCGTTTGTCGTAGATAACCACTTCCCCCCAGCAACCGTGGCTTCGAATCAGTCGCCCAACCTGCTGAATCAGGTTAAACGAAGCGCTCGGCAGGCTTTGCACCTCAAACGGATAGCGGTTGAGGCTTTTCAGCCATTCACCTTCGGTGATCACCACCGGGCTGTCGATGGGCGGAAAAGCGATCTTGTGGATATGCACCTGGCTGAGCAGATCGCCTTTCAGATCAAGACCTTCGGCAAAGGACTGTAAGCCCACCAGCACGCTACGCTCACCGTTGGCAACGCGTTTGCGGTGCAGTTCAACTAAGCGATAACGTGGCTGATCGCCCTGCACCAGCAACATCAGGCGTAAATCCGTCACATAGTCGAGAAAGCGCTGCATCGCACGCCCGCTGGCAAACAGCACCAACATACCGAGATGTTTTTTGCTCTCCACCTGTTCACGGAAAAAGGCCGCCATTTCGGCAATGTGCTGCTCTTCGTTGTCGATGGAAGGCTCAACGCGCATCCGGGGAATAACAATTTTGCCCTGTTCACAGTGGTTAAAAGGGGAATCCAGTGCCACAAAACGGTCGCCCGCTTTCTCTTTCAGCCCACTCATCTCCTGCAAACGCGAAAAACTGTTCAGCGAACGCAAGGTTGCGGAGGTAACAATAATGTGCGGAATACTGCGCCACAGCAGCCTTTCCAGCTGATCGCTGACACGTATTCCCACGCAGTGAAACCAAAGGTGTAGCTGCCCTTCGCGCTCTTCCCGCGTCGCCCATTTGGTCACCGGCGCACCGGAAGATTGCGCCAGAGACGCCAGCCGCCAGAGTTTGCTTTGCGCCTCGAACATCCCCAATGCGCGGTTCATCTGCAAAATCAACCGATGCAGACGTACAATGTCATGGCTGCCGGTTTTCTCACTTAAATCGTTAAGAAATAACTCCGCCAGGCCACGCAGCATCTCGGTGAGTTTTGCCAGCCGCTGGCAGATCTCCAGCACTTCATCTGGCAGTTCGCCCATCGCAAAACGGTGCTCTGCCTCCTGCCCGGCAGGCATGTAGAGATTGAGAATGTTGTTTAACGAGGCGATAAGCTCATACAACTCTTCACAATGCGCATTCAAACGTTCAGGGATCGCCAGCGGCGGGATGGTCTTCGGGCGAAACTGCTCCATGCAGGTAGCGACCAGTTTCGTGAACAAGTCCAGCTGTAGCCGATACCACGGCGCGGTGATTTCGGCGCTCATCTCCAGCGCATCCCGCGCCACATCCGGCAGGTGATGACCTTCGTCCAGCACCAGCAGTAAATTTTTCGGGTCAGGCAATACCGCTTCGCTTTCCATCGCCGCCATCACCAGCGCATGGTTTGCCACCACCACTTCCGCTTCCTGAATTTCCCGACGAGCGACAAAAAACGGGCATTCGCGATAGTAATAACAGTTGCGGTTGAGGCAGCTGGCCTTGTCGGTACTCAAACGACGCCAGAGATCATCATCTATAGCGATATCAGTATGATCGCGCAGACCATCCCATTTATAAGTGTCGAGATCGCCCTTCAGCTTCGCACAACGTTTTTGCTCTTCCTGATTGTTCGGCGTCAGTTCATCGTCAAGAAACGCCAGCAGATCCTGTTGCGTGGGCTCAGTGCTGGCGAGCGCTGTCAGATTACGCGGGCAAACGTAGCGCCCACGCCCAAAAGCGGCAGTGAATTTAAGATCGGGAATGATCTTTTTCAGCAGCGGTAAATCTTTGCTGTAGATCTGATCCTGCAATGCCACGTTGGCGGTACTTACCACCAGCGTTTTTTGCTCTTCGCGGGCAATGGCGATGCCGGGGATCAAATAGGAGAGCGTTTTCCCAACGCCGGTAGGGGCTTCAATCGCCAGATGCCGCCCTTCTTCTCCGGCCAGCGTTTTGGCGACGTCCGCAATCATCTGCCGCTGCGGCGCACGGGGAATAAAGTCGGGGATCTGTTCCTGAAGCGCCTTATACCAGGCGGCAATTTGCGCTTTAAGCGCGGCGGTTAATGCCATGAGAAAACCTGAAATACTGTATAAACAGCCAATATTGTGGCATTTTTCGGTTTTCAGGGGTAATGGTTTTTCTGTTTCGGGAAAGCGGCTCGCAATAACCAGCAGGATGATGCGTAAAGCGCTTCGCGCTAAATTCGAACAACATGCAGAACTGCGTACACTCTTGCGGGCAACCGCGTCCGCAAAACTGGTTGAGCATACGCAAAATGATGCTTACTGGGGAGATGGCGGTAATGGTCAGGGCAAGAATCGCCTGGGGTACCTTTTAATGGCGTTGCGCGGACAATTGGCTGCGGAGAAGTAACGCATCGGGTGGCTTGTGGGCGTTAAAACAGAGAAATCTTTTTGCCGCGCTCGCAAATGGCTGACAAGTGCTTGTTGTGAAATGCCGGATGCGGCGCGAGCGCCTTATCCGGCCTACAAAAACATGCACATTCAATATATTGCAGAGTTCACGTAGGCCTGATAAGCGTAGCGCATCAGGCAGTTTTGTGTTTGTCATCAGTCTCATGCCGGGCATAGCCCGGCATAAAAGATTACTGCGCAGCGGCAGGTTTACGCGGACGGCGGCGACGTTGTTGTTCGCCTGCCGGTTTGGCATCGCCGAGACGACGAGACGGTTTTTCTGCGGGCTTCGCGTTACCAGACTTCGCACCACTTTCCGTACGGCGTGGTTGCTGTTGACCGCGACCACCGCCCTGTCCACGACCGCCGCCACGTTGCTGGCGACCGTTCTGGATCGGTTCGGCTTTGATTGACGGGTCCGGCTCATACCCCGGAATCGCAATGCGCGGGATCTCTTTTTTCAGCAGTTTTTCGATATCACGCAGCAGTTTGTGTTCATCAACACACACCAGCGACAATGCTTCGCCAGTTGCCGCCGCACGGCCAGTACGCCCGATACGGTGAACATAATCTTCCGGTACGTTTGGTAACTCATAGTTGACGACGTGCGGCAACTCTTCGATATCCAGACCGCGCGCAGCGATGTCAGTTGCCACCAGTACACGAATATCGCCCGATTTAAAATCGGCCAGCGCACGAGTACGCGCACCTTGCGATTTATTACCGTGGATCGCCGCACTACGGATGCCGTCTTTATTAAGCTGTTCAGCCAGATGGTTAGCGCCATGTTTGGTACGGGTAAACACCAGCACCTGCTGCCAGTTCCCTTTCCCAATCATATGCGACAGCAATTCGCGTTTGCGTTTCTTATCGACAAAGTGAACGTGCTGGGTCACCTGATCAGACGCAGTATTGCGGCGTGCCACTTCGATTTCCAGCGGGTTGTGCAACAGTTTTTCCGCCAGGGCTTTAATATCGTCAGAGAAGGTCGCGGAGAACAACAGGTTCTGGCGCTTCGCTGGCAGTTTTGTTAACACGCGACGGATATCGTGGATAAAGCCCATGTCGAGCATGCGGTCAGCTTCATCAAGGACGAGGATTTCAACCTGATCCAGCTTCACTGCATTTTGATGTTCCAGGTCCAGCAGACGTCCCGGCGTTGCCACCAGCACATCAACGCCGCCGCGCAACTTCATCATTTGTGGGTTAATGCTGACACCGCCAAACACCACCAGCGAACGAATGTTCAGATATTTGCTGTAATCACGGACGTTTTCGCCAATCTGCGCCGCCAGTTCACGGGTCGGGGTAAGAATGAGCGCGCGTACCGGACGACGCCCTTTGGCGTGCGGCTGGCGAGTGATCAGGTGTTGCAACAGCGGCAGCGTAAAGCCCGCTGTTTTGCCGGTACCGGTCTGGGCGCTGGCCATCAGGTCGCGGCCTTCCAGCACCGCAGGGATCGCCTGCTGCTGAATAGGGGTGGGTTCACGGTAACCCTGCTCGGCAACGGCGCGCAGGATATCAGGGCTTAAACCCAAAGAATCGAAAGACATAACTACTCCGAACCGCCCCGACCGTTACCGGTGTAGTTTTCAGGGAGATACTGAAAAGGAAAATGACAAAAACCACAATGTCATGAGGGAGCGGAGTGTAGCAGTTTTTGTGACGCAGCGCATAAATTATCCCTGTGACTGGCGTAGCTAAAATTCTTAGCCATACTGGACAACTCCCCTATGGAGTCATAATCTTAATCAATCATTTGATTAAGAATGGACTGTGCGATGAATAATCCTGCCATGACAATCAAGGGTGAACAGGCGAAAAAACAGCTGATTGCTGCGGCACTGGCACAGTTTGGTGAATATGGAATGAACGCCACCACCCGCGAGATAGCCGCCCAGGCCGGGCAGAATATCGCAGCCATCACCTACTACTTCGGTTCGAAAGAAGATTTGTACCTCGCCTGCGCCCAGTGGATTGCTGATTTTATTGGCGAGCAGTTCCGTCCACACGCCGAAGAAGCCGAACGTTTGTTCGCACAACCACAGCCGGATCGGGCAGCCATCCGTGAACTGATCCTTCGCGCCTGCAGAAACATGATTAAGCTGCTCACCCAGGATGACACCGTCAACCTCAGCAAATTTATCTCCCGTGAGCAGCTCTCTCCCACGGCAGCCTACCACCTGGTGCACGAACAGGTGATTAGTCCGCTACACAGTCACCTTACACGCCTGATTGCCGCCTGGACCGGCTGCGACGCTAGCGATACCCGCATGATCCTTCATACCCATGCGTTGATTGGTGAGATTCTGGCGTTTCGTCTTGGCAAAGAAACTATTCTGTTACGTACCGGCTGGACCGCGTTCGATGAAGAAAAGACCGAACTGATCAACCAGACGGTGACCTGTCATATTGACCTGATTTTGCAAGGATTATCGCAAAGGAGTTTGTAGTGATGAAAAAACCTGTCGTGATCGGACTGGCGGTAGTAGTACTTGCCGCCGTGGTTGCCGGAGGCTACTGGTGGTATCAAAGCCGCCAGGATAACGGCCTGACGCTGTATGGCAACGTGGATATTCGTACGGTGAATCTTAGTTTCCGTGTTGGGGGGCGCGTTGAGTCGCTGGCGGTGGACGAAGGTGATGCGATCAAAGCGGGCCAGGTGCTGGGCGAACTGGATCACAAGCCGTATGAGATTGCCCTGATGCAGGCGAAAGCGGGCGTTTCGGTGGCTCAGGCGCAGTATGACCTGATGCTTGCCGGGTATCGCGATGAAGAAATCGCTCAGGCCGCCGCAGCGGTGAAACAGGCGCAAGCTGCCTATGACTATGCGCAGAACTTCTATAACCGCCAGCAAGGACTGTGGAAAAGCCGCACCATTTCGGCAAATGACCTGGAAAATGCCCGCTCCTCGCGCGACCAGGCGCAGGCCACGCTGAAATCAGCGCAGGATAAATTGCGTCAGTACCGTTCCGGTAACCGCGAACAGGACATCGCCCAGGCGAAAGCCAGCCTCGAACAAGCGCAGGCGCAACTGGCGCAGGCGGAGCTGAATTTGCAGGACTCAACGTTGATAGCACCGTCTGATGGCACGCTGTTAACGCGCGCGGTAGAGCCCGGCACGGTGCTTAATGAAGGTGGCACGGTATTTACCGTCTCGCTGACGCGTCCGGTGTGGGTACGCGCCTATGTTGATGAACGTAATCTTGACCAGGCCCAGCCGGGGCGCAAAGTGCTGCTTTATACCGATGGTCGTCCGAACAAACCGTATCACGGGCAGATTGGTTTCGTTTCGCCGACTGCTGAATTTACCCCGAAAACCGTCGAAACACCGGATCTGCGTACCGACCTCGTCTATCGCCTGCGTATTGTGGTGACCGACGCCGATGATGCGTTACGCCAGGGAATGCCGGTAACGGTGCAATTCGGTGACGAGGCAGGACATGAATGATGCCGTTATCACGCTGAACGGCCTGGAAAAACGCTTTCCGGGCATGGACAAGCCCGCCGTCGCACCGCTCGACTGCACCATTCACGCCGGTTATGTGACGGGGCTGGTTGGGCCGGACGGTGCGGGCAAAACCACGCTGATGCGGATGCTGGCGGGATTACTGAAACCCGACAGCGGCAGTGCCACGGTGATTGGCTTTGATCCGATCAAAAACGACGCTGCGCTGCACGCCGTGCTCGGCTATATGCCGCAGAAATTCGGCCTGTATGAAGATCTGACGGTGATGGAAAATCTCAATCTGTACGCGGATTTGCGCAGCGTCACCGGCGAGGCACGGAAGCAGACTTTTGCTCGCCTGCTGGAGTTTACATCTCTTGGCCCGTTTACCGGACGCCTGGCGGGCAAGCTCTCCGGTGGGATGAAACAAAAACTCGGCCTGGCCTGTACCCTGGTAGGCGAACCGAAAGTGTTGCTGCTCGATGAACCCGGCGTCGGCGTTGACCCTATCTCACGGCGCGAACTGTGGCAGATGGTGCATGAGCTGGCGGGCGAAGGGATGTTAATCCTCTGGAGTACCTCGTATCTCGACGAAGCCGAGCAGTGCCGTGACGTGTTACTGATGAACGAAGGCGAGCTGCTGTATCAGGGAGAACCGACGGCCCTGACTCAAACTATGGCCGGACGCAGCTTTCTGATGACCAGCCCGCACGAGGGCAACCGCAAACTGTTGCAACGGGCATTGAAACTGCCGCAGGTCAGCGACGGCATGATTCAGGGGAAATCGGTACGTCTGATCCTCAAAAAAGAGACCACGCCAGACGATATTCGCCATGCCGACGGGATGCCGGAAATCGACATCAACGAAACTACGCCGCGTTTTGAAGATGCGTTTATTGATTTGCTGGGCGGTGCCGGAACCTCGGAATCGCCGCTGGGCGCAATATTACATACGGTAGAAGGCACACCCGGCGAGACGGTGATCGAAGCGAAGGAACTAACCAAGAAATTTGGTGATTTTGCCGCCACCGATCACGTCAACTTTGCCGTTAAACGCGGGGAGATTTTTGGTTTGCTCGGACCAAACGGCGCGGGTAAATCGACCACCTTTAAGATGATGTGCGGTTTGCTGGTACCGACCTCTGGTCAGGCCCTGGTGCTGGGCATGGATCTGAAAGAGAGTTCCGGTAAAGCGCGCCAGCATCTCGGCTATATGGCGCAAAAATTTTCGCTCTACGGCAACCTGACGGTCGAACAGAATTTACGCTTTTTCTCTGGTGTGTATGGCTTACGCGGTCGGGCGCAGAACGAAAAAATCTCCCGTATGAGCGAGGCGTTCGGCCTGAAAAGTATCGCCTCCCACGCGACCGATGAACTGCCATTAGGTTTTAAACAGCGGCTGGCGCTGGCCTGTTCGCTGATGCATGAACCGGACATTCTGTTTCTCGACGAACCGACGTCCGGCGTTGATCCCCTCACCCGCCGTGAATTTTGGCTACATATCAACAGTATGGTAGAGAAAGGCGTCACGGTGATGGTCACCACCCACTTTATGGATGAAGCGGAATATTGCGACCGCATCGGCTTGGTGTACCGCGGGAAATTAATCGCCAGCGGCACACCGGACGATTTGAAAGCGCAGTCGGCCAACGATGAACAACCCGATCCCACTATGGAGCAAGCCTTTATTCAGTTGATCCACGACTGGGATAAGGAGCATAGCAATGAGTAATCCGATCCTGTCCTGGCGTCGCGTGCGGGCGCTGTGCGTCAAAGAGACACGGCAGATCGTTCGCGATCCGAGTAGCTGGCTGATTGCGGTAGTGATCCCACTGCTACTGCTGTTTATTTTTGGATACGGCATTAACCTCGACTCCAGCAAGCTGCGCGTCGGGATTTTACTGGAACAGCGTAGCGAAGCGGCGCTGGATTTCACCCACACCATGACCGGTTCGCCCTACATCGACGCCACCATCAGCGATAACCGTCAGGAACTGATCGCCAAAATGCAGGCGGGGAAAATTCGCGGTCTGGTGGTTATTCCGGTGGATTTCGCCGAACAGATGGAGCGCGCCAACGCCACCGCACCGATTCAGGTGATCACCGACGGCAGTGAGCCGAATACCGCTAACTTTGTGCAGGGGTATGTCGAAGGGATCTGGCAGATCTGGCAAATGCAGCGCGCGGAGGATAACGGGCAGACTTTTGAACCGCTTATTGATGTACAAACCCGCTACTGGTTTAACCCCGCGGCGATAAGCCAGCACTTTATTATCCCCGGTGCGGTGACCATTATCATGACGGTCATCGGCGCGATTCTCACCTCGCTGGTGGTAGCGCGAGAATGGGAACGCGGCACCATGGAGGCTTTGCTCTCTACGGAGATTACCCGCACGGAGCTGCTGCTGTGTAAGCTGATCCCTTATTACTTTCTCGGGATGCTGGCGATGTTGCTGTGTATGCTGGTGTCGGTGTTTATTCTCGGCGTGCCGTATCGCGGGTCGCTGCTGATTCTGTTTTTTATCTCCAGCCTGTTTTTACTCAGTACCCTGGGGATGGGGCTGCTGATTTCCACGATTACCCGCAACCAGTTCAACGCCGCTCAGGTGGCCCTGAACGCGGCTTTTCTGCCGTCGATTATGCTTTCCGGCTTTATATTTCAGATAGACAGTATGCCCGCGGTGATCCGCGCGGTGACGTACATTATTCCCGCACGTTATTTCGTCAGCACCCTGCAAAGCCTGTTCCTCGCCGGGAATATTCCAGTGGTGCTGATAGTGAACGTGCTGTTTTTGATCGCTTCGGCGGTGATGTTTATCGGCCTGACGTGGCTGAAAATCAAACGTCGGCTGGATTAGGGAGAAGAGCATGTTTCATCGCTTATGGACGTTAATCCGCAAAGAGTTGCAGTCGCTGCTGCGCGAACCGCAAACCCGCGCAATTCTGATTTTACCCGTGCTAATTCAGGTGATCCTGTTCCCGTTCGCCGCCACGCTGGAAGTGACCAACGCCACCATCGCCATCTACGATGAAGATAACGGCGAGCACTCGGTAGAACTTACTCAACGTTTTGCCCGCGCCAGCGCCTTTACCCATGTGCTGCTGCTGAAAAGCCCGCAGGAGATCCGCCCGACCATCGACACACAAAAGGCGTTACTACTGGTGCGTTTCCCGGCTGACTTCTCGCGCAAACTGGATACCTTCCAGACCGCGCCGTTGCAGTTGATCCTCGACGGGCGTAACTCCAACAGTGCGCAAATTGCCGCCAACTACCTGCAACAGATCGTCAAAAATTATCAGCAGGAGCTGCTGGAAGGAAAACCGAAACCCAACAACAGCGAGCTGGTGGTACGCAACTGGTATAACCCGAATCTCGACTACAAATGGTTTGTGGTGCCGTCGCTGATCGCCATGATCACCACTATCGGCGTAATGATAGTCACTTCACTTTCCGTCGCCCGTGAACGTGAACAAGGTACGCTCGATCAGTTGCTGGTTTCGCCCCTCACCACCTGGCAGATATTCATCGGCAAAGCCGTACCGGCATTAATTGTCGCCACCTTCCAGGCCACCATTGTGCTGGCGATTGGTATCTGGGCGTATCAAATCCCCTTCGCCGGATCGCTGGCGCTGTTCTACTTCACGATGGTGATTTACGGTTTATCGCTGGTGGGATTCGGTCTGTTGATTTCATCACTCTGTTCAACACAACAGCAGGCGTTTATCGGCGTGTTTGTCTTTATGATGCCCGCCATTCTCCTTTCCGGTTACGTTTCGCCGGTGGAAAACATGCCAGTGTGGCTGCAAAATCTGACGTGGATTAACCCTATTCGCCACTTTACGG
It encodes the following:
- the ybhS gene encoding ABC transporter permease, which produces MSNPILSWRRVRALCVKETRQIVRDPSSWLIAVVIPLLLLFIFGYGINLDSSKLRVGILLEQRSEAALDFTHTMTGSPYIDATISDNRQELIAKMQAGKIRGLVVIPVDFAEQMERANATAPIQVITDGSEPNTANFVQGYVEGIWQIWQMQRAEDNGQTFEPLIDVQTRYWFNPAAISQHFIIPGAVTIIMTVIGAILTSLVVAREWERGTMEALLSTEITRTELLLCKLIPYYFLGMLAMLLCMLVSVFILGVPYRGSLLILFFISSLFLLSTLGMGLLISTITRNQFNAAQVALNAAFLPSIMLSGFIFQIDSMPAVIRAVTYIIPARYFVSTLQSLFLAGNIPVVLIVNVLFLIASAVMFIGLTWLKIKRRLD
- the ybhR gene encoding ABC transporter permease gives rise to the protein MFHRLWTLIRKELQSLLREPQTRAILILPVLIQVILFPFAATLEVTNATIAIYDEDNGEHSVELTQRFARASAFTHVLLLKSPQEIRPTIDTQKALLLVRFPADFSRKLDTFQTAPLQLILDGRNSNSAQIAANYLQQIVKNYQQELLEGKPKPNNSELVVRNWYNPNLDYKWFVVPSLIAMITTIGVMIVTSLSVAREREQGTLDQLLVSPLTTWQIFIGKAVPALIVATFQATIVLAIGIWAYQIPFAGSLALFYFTMVIYGLSLVGFGLLISSLCSTQQQAFIGVFVFMMPAILLSGYVSPVENMPVWLQNLTWINPIRHFTDITKQIYLKDASLDIVWNSLWPLLVITATTGSAAYAMFRRKVM